Proteins encoded within one genomic window of Triticum aestivum cultivar Chinese Spring chromosome 2D, IWGSC CS RefSeq v2.1, whole genome shotgun sequence:
- the LOC543471 gene encoding superoxide dismutase [Mn], mitochondrial produces MALRTLAAKKTLGLALGGARPPAAARGVATFTLPDLPYDYGALEPAVSGEIMRLHHQKHHATYVANYNKALEQLDAAVSKGDASAVVHLQSAIKFNGGGHVNHSIFWKNLKPISEGGGEAPHGKLGWAIDEDFGSIEKLIKKMNAEGAALQGSGWVWLALDKEAKRLSVETTPNQDPLVTKGSNLHPLLGIDVWEHAYYLQYKNVRPDYLTNIWKVVNWKYAGEEYEKVLA; encoded by the exons ATGGCGCTCCGCACGTTGGCCGCGAAGAAAACCCTAGGCCTGGCGCTCGGCGGCGCgcggccgccggccgccgccaggGGCGTGGCGACGTTCACGCTCCCCGACCTCCCCTACGACTACGGCGCGCTGGAGCCGGCCGTCTCCGGCGAGATCATGCGCCTGCACCACCAGAAGCACCACGCCACCTACGTCGCCAACTACAACAAGGCGCTCGAGCAGCTCGACGCCGCCGTCAGCAAGGGGGACGCgtccgccgtcgtccacctccagaGCGCCATCAAGTTCAACGGCGGCG GTCATGTTAACCATTCAATCTTCTGGAAGAACCTCAAGCCCATCAGC GAGGGTGGTGGTGAGGCACCTCATGGCAAACTTGGCTGGGCCATTGATGAGGATTTTGGTTCTATTGAGAAACTTATAAAGAAGATGAATGCAGAGGGTGCTGCTTTACAAGGATCTGGATGGGTG TGGCTAGCTTTGGATAAAGAGGCCAAAAGGCTTTCAGTTGAAACTACTCCTAATCAG GACCCTCTTGTGACCAAAGGGTCAAACCTGCATCCTTTGTTGGGAATTGATGTCTGGGAGCATGCGTACTACCTGCAG TACAAGAACGTGAGGCCGGACTACCTGACCAACATCTGGAAGGTGGTGAACTGGAAATATGCCGGAGAAGAGTATGAGAAAGTGCTTGCATGA
- the LOC123056075 gene encoding uncharacterized protein, translating to MDMIYVPVFILLFLICFCKSDDRLTPTKPLYPGDTLISDGGIFALGFFSLKNSSANSYVGIWYNQIPERTYVWVANRDSPITSSSSGKFVVTNNSDLVLLDSKGSTLWTTSNNITSEAAGTAATLLDTGNLVIRLSNGTDIWQSFHYPTDTLLPNMSAPLSSKNKLYRPFVAWRGPDDLSTGDYSLGSDSSLVPQVFIWNGTRPYWRRAAWTGALVNNVYQSNTGSFMFETVERRGAEFYITYTVSNGSPNMRAKLHYTGTVKVLTWNSKSSSWDVFMEYPSHSCDSYASCGPFGYCDGTEAIPTCKCLDGFESAGRNYSLGCRRKKELKCDDTDSFITLPGMKTPDKFLYIRNRSFDQCAEECRSKCSCNAYAYANLSSLGSLDMVGDSSRCLVWMGELVDTGKPAGGVSENLYLRISSSSANEKKILILKIVLPAVACLLVLTCIYLGCKSQGKRRRKGQNTHMLKHLNAYKLGNEDTELPSVGFEEILTATNNFSACNMLGKGGFGKVYKGILEDGMEVAVKRLSMGSGQGIEEFRNEVVLIAKLQHRNLVRLLGYCIHEDEKLLIYEYLPNRSLDAFLFDATKKIMLDWLSRFMVIKGIARGLLYLHQDSRLTIIHRDLKASNILLDAQMSPKISDFGMARIFGGNEQQANTNRVVGTYGYMSPEYGMEGYFSVKSDTYSFGVLLLEIVSGLRISSPHLTMGFPNLIAYAWSLWVDGNARELVDRSVLESCPLDEVLRCVHIGLLCVQDHPNARPPMSSIVFMLENETALLPAPEKPTYFTIRSHEAEDWRKYMGRSENNMSITTLEGPSMHRGDLAVLCTHLPFLLIKAGLCVANRIYKACANVRSHIRNTNTLSSTSAPTLYICSLQANSLKHLHSSYYISLLSSSQAYAQGLMGPVFVLLLLICVCNSEDRLTPAKPHSVGDRLISNGGIFALGFFSPKNSSANSYVGIWYHNIPERTYVWVANRDSPITGSSPGKFVLTTSSDLVLLDSKGSTLWTTMNNITTEATGAAAILLDSGNLVIRLPNGTDIWQSFHHPTDTILPNMSLQLSNNNNLSTHLVAWRAPDDPSTSDYSLGGDSSFQILVWNRTMPYWRRAALDGVLVFAMYQSKSGPIMSQTIVNRGGEFYLTYTVSDGSASMRMILHYTGMVKLLAWNSNSLSWDVFFERPGSSCDRYASCGPFGYCDATEAVATCKCLDGFESVGLDFSLGCQRKKEIRCGQGDSFITLLNMKTPDKFLYIRNRSFDQCAEECSRNCSCTAYAYANLSNLGVTVDQSRCLVWMGELVDTEKRGDGLGENLYLRIPSSSVNKKTGALKIALPVMASLLIIMCICLVWIRKSRVLAGKDQTKAPMNYAVPEQLGNSDVLYDQNSEFLWISFNDIIAATDGFSDSNVLGKGGFGIVYKGTLEGGKEVAVKRLTKCSDQGMEHFRNEVVLIAKLQHRNLVRLLGYCIHGAEKLLIYEYLPNKSLDYSLFDDAKRSMLDWPTRFSIIKGIARGLVYLHHDSRMTIIHRDLKASNILLDEEMRPKISDFGMARIFGDNQQQADTRHVVGTYGYMSPEYAMEGIFSVKSDTYSYGVLLLEIVSGLKVNSPPQLMRDFPNLVDYAWNLLEEGKSGDFMDTVLLKSCSLHQVSLCIHIALLCVQDSPGARPLMSLVVSMLDNEAMPVTTPKQPLYFIGRRHEAEEATEDSVNSAGLTSLVGR from the exons ATGGACATGATATACGTCCCAGTTTTTATCCTCCTGTTCTTGATTTGCTTCTGCAAATCTGATGATCGCCTAACACCCACAAAACCACTCTACCCCGGCGACACGCTCATCTCAGACGGTGGCATCTTTGCTCTTGGCTTCTTCTCCCTGAAGAACTCGAGTGCAAACTCGTACGTCGGCATATGGTACAACCAAATCCCGGAGCGAACATACGTGTGGGTCGCAAACCGCGACAGCCCAATCACTAGCAGTTCCTCTGGTAAGTTTGTTGTGACCAACAATTCTGATCTTGTCTTGTTAGACTCCAAAGGAAGCACTCTTTGGACAACCTCGAACAACATCACCTCCGAAGCCGCCGGAACTGCTGCTACACTGCTTGACACCGGGAACTTGGTCATCCGGTTGTCCAACGGCACAGACATATGGCAGAGCTTTCATTACCCAACTGACACCCTTCTCCCTAACATGTCTGCACCGTTGAGCAGCAAAAATAAGCTCTACAGGCCTTTTGTTGCTTGGAGGGGCCCTGATGACCTGTCCACTGGCGACTACTCCTTGGGCAGTGACTCCAGCTTGGTTCCCCAGGTCTTCATCTGGAATGGGACGAGGCCGTACTGGCGCAGAGCTGCGTGGACTGGTGCACTGGTGAACAACGTGTATCAGAGCAACACTGGCTCCTTCATGTTCGAAACAGTTGAAAGAAGAGGGGCTGAGTTCTACATAACATACACCGTCTCCAATGGCTCACCAAATATGCGCGCGAAGCTGCACTATACGGGCACGGTGAAGGTCCTTACATGGAACAGCAAGTCGTCGTCTTGGGATGTTTTCATGGAGTACCCCAGTCATAGCTGTGATAGCTATGCTTCGTGCGGCCCATTCGGCTACTGTGATGGCACAGAGGCGATTCCAACGTGCAAGTGCCTTGATGGTTTTGAGTCTGCTGGCCGTAACTATTCCCTAGGATGTCGGAGAAAGAAAGAGTTGAAATGTGATGATACAGATAGTTTCATAACTTTGCCTGGCATGAAAACGCCTGACAAGTTCCTGTACATCAGGAATAGAAGCTTCGACCAATGCGCAGAAGAATGCAGAAGCAAGTGCTCATGCAACGCTTACGCGTACGCCAACCTAAGCAGTCTTGGCAGTCTTGACATGGTTGGAGACAGTTCGAGGTGCTTGGTTTGGATGGGGGAGCTTGTTGACACAGGGAAGCCTGCTGGTGGTGTTAGTGAAAATCTTTACCTCCGTATTTCCAGCTCATCCG CTAACGAAAAAAAGATCCTTATACTGAAGATTGTACTCCCGGCTGTGGCTTGTCTGTTGGTACTCACATGCATATACCTTGGATGCAAGTCACAAg GTAAACGCAGAAGGAAAGGTCAGAACACACATATGCTAAAGCACTTGAATGCTTACAAACTTGGGAACGAAGATACGGAACTTCCATCTGTAGGCTTTGAAGAAATTCTCACTGCAACAAACAACTTTTCTGCTTGcaacatgcttggaaaaggtggttTTGGAAAAGTGTACAAA GGAATATTGGAAGATGGCATGGAAGTTGCTGTCAAAAGGCTTAGTATGGGTTCTGGGCAAGGGATTGAGGAGTTCAGGAATGAAGTAGTTCTGATTGCCAAATTGCAGCACCGAAACTTAGTTAGGCTTCTTGGTTACTGCATTCATGAAGATGAGAAGTTACTCATTTACGAATACTTACCTAACAGGAGTTTGGATGCCTTCCTTTTTG ATGctacaaaaaaaattatgcttgATTGGCTGAGCCGGTTCATGGTCATTAAAGGGATAGCGAGAGGGCTTCTTTATCTCCACCAAGATTCAAGATTAACAATAATTCATCGAGATCTCAAAGCAAGCAACATCTTGTTGGATGCACAAATGAGTCCTAAAATATCTGATTTTGGTATGGCAAGGATCTTTGGAGGAAACGAGCAACAAGCAAACACTAACCGGGTTGTTGGGACATA TGGTTACATGTCTCCTGAATATGGGATGGAAGGCTACTTTTCTGTCAAGTCTGACACCTACAGCTTTGGGGTTCTGCTGTTGGAGATTGTAAGCGGGTTAAGGATTAGCTCACCCCATCTCACCATGGGCTTTCCAAACCTTATAGCATAC GCATGGAGCTTATGGGTTGATGGAAATGCAAGGGAATTGGTGGACCGGTCTGTTTTGGAGAGTTGTCCACTTGATGAAGTTCTACGATGTGTTCACATAGGGCTCCTGTGTGTTCAAGACCATCCAAATGCTAGGCCACCCATGTCATCCATTGTGTTCATGTTAGAGAATGAAACAGCTCTGCTTCCTGCCCCCGAGAAACCTACATATTTCACAATACGGAGCCATGAAGCTGAAGACTGGAGAAAATATATGGGAAGATCTGAGAATAACATGAGCATCACGACACTGGAGGGAC CTTCAATGCACCGCGGAGACCTCGCGGTCTTGTGTACACACTTGCCTTTCCTATTGATCAAGGCTGGACTTTGTGTGGCCAACCGGATATATAAAGCCTGTGCAAATGTGAGAAGCCACATCAGGAATACCAATACTCTGAGCAGTACTTCAGCTCCTACCTTGTACATTTGTAGCCTCCAAGCAAACAGTCTGAAGCATCTTCATAGTTCATACTATATCTCCTTACTTTCCTCTTCACAAGCATATGCACAAGGCCTAATGGGCCCTGTTTTTGTCCTCCTGTTACTGATTTGTGTCTGCAACTCCGAGGATCGCCTAACACCTGCAAAGCCACACTCCGTCGGCGACAGGCTCATCTCAAATGGTGGCATCTTTGCTCTTGGCTTCTTCTCCCCGAAAAACTCAAGTGCAAACTCATATGTTGGCATATGGTACCACAACATCCCCGAGCGAACATATGTGTGGGTCGCAAACCGCGACAGCCCAATCACTGGCAGCTCCCCTGGTAAGTTTGTTCTGACCACCAGCTCTGATCTTGTCTTGTTAGACTCCAAAGGAAGCACTCTTTGGACAACCATGAACAACATCACCACTGAAGCCACCGGAGCTGCTGCGATACTGCTGGACTCTGGGAACTTGGTCATCAGGTTGCCGAATGGCACAGATATATGGCAGAGCTTCCATCACCCAACCGATACCATTCTCCCGAATATGAGTTTGCAGCTGAGCAACAACAACAACCTCTCCACGCACCTCGTTGCTTGGAGGGCCCCTGATGACCCATCTACGAGTGATTACTCCTTGGGTGGTGACTCGAGCTTCCAGATCCTCGTTTGGAATAGGACGATGCCATACTGGCGCAGGGCTGCGCTCGATGGTGTATTGGTCTTCGCCATGTATCAGAGCAAATCAGGTCCCATCATGTCCCAAACAATTGTCAACAGAGGTGGTGAGTTCTACTTGACGTACACCGTCTCTGATGGCTCAGCAAGCATGCGTATGATTCTGCACTACACGGGCATGGTGAAACTCCTGGCATGGAACAGCAACTCATTATCTTGGGATGTTTTCTTTGAGCGCCCTGGTTCTAGCTGTGACCGCTATGCCTCTTGTGGCCCGTTTGGCTACTGTGATGCCACAGAGGCGGTTGCGACATGCAAGTGCCTTGATGGATTTGAATCTGTTGGTCTTGACTTTTCCCTAGGATGCCAGAGAAAGAAGGAGATACGTTGTGGTCAAGGAGATAGTTTCATTACCTTGCTTAACATGAAGACGCCTGACAAGTTCTTGTACATCAGGAATAGAAGCTTTGACCAATGCGCAGAAGAATGCAGCCGCAACTGCTCATGCACCGCATATGCTTATGCTAACCTGAGTAATCTCGGTGTGACTGTAGACCAGTCGAGGTGCTTAGTTTGGATGGGAGAGCTTGTTGACACAGAGAAGCGTGGTGATGGTCTTGGAGAGAATTTGTACCTCCGGATTCCCAGCTCGTCTG TCAATAAGAAGACTGGTGCACTGAAGATTGCACTCCCAGTCATGGCAAGTCTACTGATAATTATGTGCATTTGTCTTGTCTGGATACGCAAGTCGAGAG TCCTGGCAGGCAAGGACCAAACCAAGGCACCCATGAATTATGCGGTGCCAGAACAACTGGGCAATTCTGATGTACTATACGATCAAAATTCAGAATTTCTGTGGATTAGCTTCAATGACATCATTGCTGCTACAGATGGTTTCTCTGACTCTAATGTGCTTGGAAAAGGAGGCTTTGGCATAGTATACAAG GGCACACTGGAAGGTGGCAAGGAAGTTGCTGTTAAAAGGCTTACCAAGTGTTCTGATCAAGGAATGGAGCATTTTAGAAACGAAGTAGTTCTTATTGCAAAACTGCAGCACAGAAACTTAGTTAGACTTCTTGGTTACTGCATCCATGGAGCTGAGAAGCTTCTTATTTACGAATACTTACCCAACAAAAGCTTAGACTACTCCCTATTTG ATGATGCTAAAAGATCTATGCTTGATTGGCCAACAAGGTTTAGCATAATCAAAGGGATAGCTAGAGGACTTGTGTACCTCCACCATGATTCGAGAATGACGATAATTCACAGAGATCTGAAAGCAAGCAACATCTTGTTGGATGAGGAGATGAGACCCAAAATATCAGATTTTGGCATGGCAAGGATCTTTGGTGACAACCAGCAACAAGCAGATACTAGACATGTTGTTGGAACATA CGGTTACATGTCGCCCGAATATGCGATGGAAGGCATTTTCTCTGTCAAGTCCGACACATACAGCTATGGGGTCTTGCTACTGGAGATTGTAAGTGGGTTGAAGGTCAACTCACCTCCCCAGCTTATGAGGGACTTTCCAAACCTCGTAGATTAC GCATGGAACTTACTGGAAGAAGGAAAATCAGGGGATTTCATGGACACGGTGCTTCTGAAGAGTTGTTCACTGCATCAAGTGTCGTTGTGCATCCACATAGCATTGTTGTGCGTTCAGGACAGCCCGGGTGCCAGGCCACTCATGTCGCTAGTCGTGTCTATGCTGGACAACGAGGCCATGCCAGTCACGACTCCAAAGCAACCTCTGTATTTCATTGGAAGGAGACATGAAGCAGAAGAAGCGACGGAGGACTCTGTTAACAGCGCGGGCCTGACATCGCTAGTAGGACGCTAG